In a single window of the Apium graveolens cultivar Ventura unplaced genomic scaffold, ASM990537v1 ctg522, whole genome shotgun sequence genome:
- the LOC141702492 gene encoding scarecrow-like protein 18: MVIEMFPSVQFDSRGIPNQFGHSKDYCSREEVNTERNQWYGTEEFVQWGNINLFHQNTMINENLSLPTKQQGLIFSAEITNFDELCYDIKPSSSQLCPEELKNFETIHSEFQELISPQESSSGITINHETKFGQADYEQFNLPSHDTACANAGKRLSTHDFFCVWVERKEHRDVEIIQHLLASAEKVGEQQFSRASHLLSHCHQCSSIRGTPVQRIVYYFSKALQQKIDQETGRRTTKGSGKRQLLELQDTSMNPNPSLLASYQKVPFSQVILFTAMQVMIENVSEAKRIHIIDLEVRNGLHLSILMEALAARSDCPLVHLKVTAVGTISEQKIKETGKRLMSVAQSLNLSFSFNVVMVADMLDLNESLFKLESEEMVAVYAPYILSTLIERPNHLENLMAVFQKINPRIMIVTEVEANHNSPVFVNRFVEALFYYGALFDSMEECMDRDDQDRIISESTQFSPKIANIVAFEGEERRVRHVNSNVWKAFFSRFGMVETELSRASLYQAKLLVNNFACASSCTFEMMGKSLSIGWKGTPILSVSALKFL, translated from the exons ATGGTGATAGAGATGTTTCCTTCTGTGCAATTTGACTCTCGTGGCATTCCTAATCAATTTGGCCATTCCAAGGACTATTGCAGTAGGGAAGAAGTGAATACAGAGAGGAATCAGTGGTATGGAACAGAAGAGTTTGTGCAGTGGGGGAACATTAATTTGTTCCATCAGAATACGATGATTAACGAGAATCTTTCGTTGCCTACAAAGCAGCAAGGTTTGATATTCTCTGCAGAAATTACAAATTTTGATGAGTTGTGCTATGATATTAAGCCTTCATCATCTCAGTTATGTCCGGAAGAGCTTAAAAATTTTGAAACAATCCATTCAGAATTTCAGGAGTTAATATCACCGCAGGAGTCTTCTTCTGGTATTACGATTAATCATGAAACGAAGTTCGGGCAAGCAGATTACGAACAATTTAATCTTCCCAGCCATGATACAGCATGTGCTAATGCTGGAAAAAGATTATCAACTCATGATTTCTTCTGCGTTTGGGTGGAGAGAA AAGAACATAGAGATGTTGAAATCATTCAGCATCTTCTAGCTTCTGCTGAAAAAGTAGGGGAACAACAATTCAGTCGTGCAAGCCACCTCCTCAGTCATTGTCATCAATGTTCTTCCATCAGAGGAACCCCTGTTCAAAGAATAGTGTATTATTTCTCCAAGGCTCTTCAACAGAAAATTGACCAGGAAACTGGAAGGAGAACAACAAAGGGTTCTGGAAAGAGGCAGTTGCTTGAGTTACAAGACACATCAATGAACCCAAACCCAAGCCTCCTTGCAAGTTATCAGAAGGTACCTTTCTCTCAAGTTATCCTCTTCACTGCCATGCAAGTGATGATAGAAAATGTATCAGAGGCAAAGCGGATCCATATAATTGACCTTGAGGTTAGAAATGGTTTGCATTTATCTATCTTGATGGAAGCCCTTGCAGCTCGATCTGACTGTCCCCTTGTGCATCTCAAGGTAACTGCAGTTGGAACTATATCGGAGCAGAAGATAAAGGAGACAGGTAAACGCCTGATGAGTGTTGCTCAATCACTGAACTTGTCCTTCTCTTTTAATGTCGTTATGGTAGCTGACATGCTAGATCTCAATGAATCGCTCTTTAAGCTAGAAAGTGAAGAAATGGTAGCTGTTTATGCACCATACATTTTGTCAACCTTGATTGAGAGGCCCAATCACCTAGAAAATTTGATGGCAGTATTTCAAAAGATTAATCCTCGCATTATGATTGTTACTGAGGTCGAAGCAAACCATAATTCACCAGTCTTTGTGAATCGGTTCGTTGAAGCTCTTTTTTACTATGGTGCGTTATTTGATTCTATGGAAGAATGCATGGATCGCGATGATCAAGATAGGATAATATCAGAATCAACACAGTTTAGTCCAAAAATAGCAAATATTGTGGCCTTTGAGGGAGAGGAAAGACGAGTACGCCATGTAAATAGCAATGTGTGGAAGGCATTTTTTTCACGATTTGGAATGGTGGAGACAGAACTGAGCAGAGCTTCATTATATCAAGCAAAATTGTTGGTTAACAACTTTGCTTGTGCAAGTTCTTGCACATTTGAGATGATGGGGAAAAGCCTTAGTATTGGTTGGAAGGGAACTCCAATTTTGTCAGTGtctgctttgaaatttctttaG